The genomic region TGATTCAACATGGCTGAAATGAGGTAAAAAAAAATGTGAGTTTTGGTTTAAACTTTTTGAGGTCTGTTTGCGTTATTTGTTATAGAGCCTCTGACGAAGAATAACATGCTGATGAAAAAGCAGGGACTTTAGAAATAAAAATCAAGTAAACGGCTGAAAATAAGATATAACAGGCATGAATGCGAGGTTGTGGTATCACGAAGTGTCTATTCAGCGTTTAAAGATCACATTTCTGCTTCAGAAAGTGGAATTGGGGTTTTGACAAATGACTGAAAAGAATACAGAATCGATAAAGCAGCCAACTGATAGCAACCAAGCTTTGAAACATTGCCTGATATATTCACGTAGTACACAAAAGAACAGGGTCATATTCTGCAGATCACAAAAAAATAAATTGCAGAATCAGGAAGAGAAATGCTTGAGTAAACTGGGTTTTGAAAAAAAGGGGGTAACAGAGAACGATGTTGGACGCTATATTCGTCACGATGCAGGTCATTCTGGCACTGCTAGCCGTGTACCAATTCACGTTTTCGCTGTTCGGTCTGATTAAGAAAAAGAAAAAGAAACATTATCCGGCGACAAAATCATTCGCTGTACTCGTCGCAGCACACAATGAGGAACAGGTCATTGGTGCCTTGATGGAGAACTTGAAACAACTTGATTATCCGGAAGATCTGTATGATGTGTTCGTCATCTGTGACAACTGTACGGATGGAACGGCTCAAATTGTCAGAGAACATGGGTTAAACGCTTGTGTACGTACCAACGCTGATCTGAGAGGTAAAGGGTATGCCATCGAATGGATGCTTAAATACCTGTGGAAATTGCCACGTCAGTATGACGCAGTTGTTATGTTTGACGCGGATAACCTGGTTGACCGTAACTTCTTGCTTGAGATGAATGATGACTTGAACAATGGTTCGCGTGTTATCCAAGGATACATTGATACGAAAAATCCGGAGGATTCTTGGATCACTGCAGCATACGGTGTATCTTACTGGTACATCAACCGTCTGTGGCAGTTGTCTCGTCATAACTTGAATATGGCGAACTTCCTCGGAGGTACCGGAATGTGTTTCGAGACCAACCTGTTGAAGGAAATTGGCTGGGGCGCAACAAGTCTGGTAGAGGATCTGGAGTTTACGATGCGCAGTGTGCAACGTAATGTGTATCCTGTTTTCAACTATGATGCCAAAGTATTTGATGAGAAGCCATTAACGTTCAAAGCTTCAGCGCGACAACGTCTCCGCTGGATGCAAGGTCACTTTACAGTTGCACGTAGATACTTCTTCCCACTGCTCTGGCAGTCCATTAAGGAAAGAAGCTTAGTGAAATTCGACCTTGCTATCTATGGGGCCAATGTCTATGTTGTATTGCTTACATTCCTGATGACTGCTGCAATGTGGGTAGACATGGCGATTTTCAATGGTCCGCACATTGCGAATATTTATGGATACTTCCCGTTATGGGTCGGATTCGTGGCCATTGGCCTGAATATTCTGACGTTCCTGTTGTCTATGGCTCTGGAGAAGGTTACCTTCGCCAAAGTTTATCTATATCTGATTTTGTTCCCGATTTACCTGTTGTCATGGTACCCGATTACGTTCTACGCTTTCTTTACGCAGAACAACAAACAGTGGAGTCACACCCAACACACGCGTGTTGTGCGCTTGGATGAGGTACAGAGCAAACAAGGGTAAGGAACACGCAAGCATGACTTTGTCGGCATCGGATATAACAAATGTATAATTTCAGAAAATAAAGTTGTAGGGATGTTGACAATGCATTTCGTGGATGGTATAGTATTCAAGTGCTTTAAAACGGCTTTGAAACGAATAGCAATGGAATCACAAGTAGAAGTCCGACTTCTCACCTGATCAACATGATGTTGGCTGGTCAACGATCCCAATAATTTATGAAGTGTATACTCATGAAGAATTGTGTTGATTACAGGGATGTCGGTAGCTTGACCGGCATCCCTTTTATTTTTGTGTAACAGGATATTCAAAATGACCTGGAGGTGGACGGTTATTAGTAAAGATCACATGATTAATGATGAGATTCGGGCGAAGGAAGTACGCCTTGTCGGAGCTGAAGGAGAACAAATTGGGATTACGCCCATTCGCGAAGCACTGCAAATGGCGATTGACCTAAATTTGGATCTGGTCAATGTGGCACCACAGGCTAAACCGCCGGTGTGTCGCATCATGGACTATGGCAAATTCCGCTATGAGCAACAAAAGAAAGAAAAAGAAGCCCGTAAGAACCAGAAAATTGTTGACATTAAAGAAGTATGGTTCCGTTCCAATATTGAGGAGCACGATTATCAAACGAAGCTTCGTAATGTAGTTAAGTTTTTGAACGAAGGCGACAAAGTGAAATGTTCTGTTCGTTACCGCGGACGTGAAATTGCACATGCCGCGATTGGTCAACGGATTTTGGAGCGCGTAAAGGTAGAAGTTGCAGAACTTTGTACTATTGAACGTCAACCGAAATTGGAAGGCCGCAGTATGATCATGATTTTGGCTCCTAAAGCCTGATAACATTGGAGGAGGAAACACAAAATGCCTAAAATGAAAACACACAGCAGTTTGAAAGGACGCTTCAAAATTACCGGTTCCGGTAAAGTCCTTCGTTACAAAGCTCACAAAAACCACTTGCTTTCCCACAAATCCAAACGTGCTAAGCGCGTTCTGAACGGTAACCCAGTTATGGCTGCCGGGGATGTTAGACGTTTGAAACAAGGTTTGGCTAACTTGAAAGGCTAATTCTAATTAGTACATTCCGTATGGGGGATCGGCTACGGCCGTACACATACCACGGATACATTTATATTTATTTGGGAGGTTCTTTAATATGGCAAGAGTAAAAGGCGGTTTTGTAGTACGTCGTCGTCATAAAAAGGTTTTGAAACTGGCAAGAGGTTATTTCGGTTCCAAACACCGTATTTTTAAAACAGCTAATGAGCAAGTAATGAAATCCCTGGTATACGCATACCGTGACCGTCGCAACACGAAACGTAACTTCCGCAGACTGTGGATCGTTCGTATCAATGCTGCAGCACGTATGAATGGTTTGTCTTACAACAAACTGATCCATGGTTTGAAACTTGCTGGAGTAGACATGAACCGCAAAATGTTGGCTGATCTGGCCGTTAACGACATCAATGCGTTCAACTCTTTGGCTACTGTAGCTAAAGGCAAAATCAACGCTTAAATTGTATGATACAAGCCGCCGTACCTATATGGCGGCTTTTTTTACGGCTTGGAAGAAATCCGAAGATGAATCTCTGAATGAGTAGAGCGAATAGGCTATAGTCTGAAAGGGAACAATGAAACCAGATGACTGGTGAATAACAGACCATGGGAATACATAAAATACGAACGGTGAAATAATACAAATGAAAACAGGGGAATTCCACGCATCACTAAAGTATACGGTATGTTTTTGTTATATAACATCACATCGCTGTAACGTTAGTGTGTTAAATCGCTAAATTATTAAGCGTTTTCAATAAAAAAAGAACAAAAATATGTGATATTTGGTGATGAAACATCTGGATTTTAACACTGGTTGATTGTATAATCACCTCTAGTAGGCTAGTCCTAATTTTTCTCTCCATGTCATAATGTTCGGTTTTTCGACAGATGATAGGATGCTTCAAGGGTGAGAATGCGCTTTTTATGTCGAAGAAACCATACATTCTGCATAAAAGTCATTCCAGCTATCTGTTAACCGTTCAAATGTGGGCTGGATTGGAATGAGGATATATCATTAAGGGGGAAAAAGAGAAAATGAAAAAGATGCTCAGCTTGTCTTTGGTAATGTTGCTGGCGGTATCGGTTATGCTCGCAGGTTGCGGTAGCAAACCGAAAGAAGAAACAAATGCCGGAGGAGATACAGGTGGCACATCCACTGAAACTAAATCCGATCTCAAAATCGGTATGGTTACTGACGTAGGTGGAGTTAATGACAAATCCTTTAACCAATCCGCTTGGGAAGCTCTGCAAGCGACTGAAACAGAAACAGGTACTGCAGTTAAATACCTGCAAAGTAAATCCGATGAAGAGTACATTCCTAACCTGAACGAATTCGTTAAAGGCGGATATGATCTGACTTGGGGTATCGGTTTCCAATTGGCTGATGCAATCAAAACGGTTGCTGACCAAAACGCCGATGCTAAACTCGCGATCATTGACAGCGTAGTGGATTCTCCTAATGTTAAGTCCGTAACTTTTGCTGAAGAAGAAGGATCTTTCTTGGTTGGTGTTGTTGCCGGTCTGACAACAAAAACGAACAAAATTGGTTTTGTAGGCGGTATGGAAAGCCCACTGATCAAAAAGTTTGAAGTAGGATTCAGAGAAGGCGTTAAAGCAGTTAACCCTGATGCTCAATTCATTTCTAACTACACAGGTGCATTTGATAAACCTGACCTTGGTAAAGCAGCAGCAGCAACACTTTACAATGAAGGCGTAGATATTATCTTCCACGCTTCTGGCGCGACAGGTAACGGTGTGTTTAACGAAGCAAGTGCTCGTAAGAAACAAGGTCAAGATGTATGGGTTATCGGTGTTGACAAAGACCAATCTCTTGAGTTTGGTGATGAGATCACTTTGACTTCCATGATCAAAAAAGTTGACGAAGCTGTTAAGCGCGTTAACCAAGAAGTAATCGACGGTACATTTGCTGGCGGTTCCGAGAACCTGACGTTGAAAGAAAACGGCGTAGGTATTGCTGATACTTCTACTGCCAACGTATCTGCTGATATACTTGCAAAAGTAGAAGAGTACAAAGAAAAAATCATCAGCGGCGAAATCAAAGTACCTACTGAGTAATTTGATCTTCGTAGCAAAAGAATAATCATTGGGGCCGGTCTTGACCGGCCTTATGACTGCAAGAACAGGAACATTTGATCAAGTCATCATAACAATTGTACAAGGTCATTGTGTATCAACGCTCCGGTAGGAGCTTTTCTTTCGTTTGCGGAACCACACTATATCAGTTATAAGGGTGATTACATGGGTGCAGCAACCCCCGTCGTTGAGTTAAAACAAATTACGAAGCGTTTCCCAGGCATTGTTGCCAACGACGCCATCAGCCTTCAGCTTCGTAAAGGCGAGATCCATGCGCTACTGGGCGAAAATGGCGCTGGTAAGTCAACGTTGATGAATATTGTATTTGGTCTCTATCAGCCAGATGAAGGTTCCATTGAAGTGAATGGCAAGCCTGTCATCATCGACAGCCCTAACCGAGCAATCGATCTTGGCATCGGCATGGTGCATCAGCACTTTAAGCTTGTACAGCCGTTCACGGTAACAGAGAACATTATTTTGGGATCTGAACCAACGAAGGGTCTCAATATTAACTATAAAAAAGCAGCTGCTGAAGTTCAGCGTCTGTCCGAACAGTATGGACTCAAGGTGAATCCTCATGCCAAAATTCATGATATCTCTGTCGGAATGCAGCAACGTGTTGAGATTGTTAAAACATTGTATCGTGGTGCAGATATTTTGATTTTTGACGAGCCTACAGCCGTATTGACTCCTCAAGAGATCAAAGAACTGATGACCATCATGAAGAAGCTCGTTGCCGAAGGCAAATCGATTATTCTGATCACGCACAAACTGAAAGAGATCATGGAAATCTCCGATACGGTAACGATTATCCGTCGGGGTAAAGTGATTGATTCGGTCAAAACATCGGAAACCAATCCAAATGAACTGGCTGAGAAAATGGTAGGTCGGAATGTCACATTCAAAGTGGACAAAAAGCCGGCTACACCTGGAGCGAATGTGCTCGAAGTCAGCAAATTAACCGCCAAGAATAAAGAAGGCATTGCAGTTCTGAACCAACTTAACCTGAACGTACGTGCAGGAGAGATTGTCGGAATCGCAGGCGTGGATGGTAACGGCCAAAGTGAACTGATTGAAGCCCTTACCGGACTTCGTAAAGTCGAGAGCGGTTCGATTCGTTTGGAGGGCAAGGAGCTGTCCAATCATTCTCCGCGCCATATTTCGGAGTCGGGTGTAGCCCACATTCCGGAAGATCGACATAAACACGGACTTGTACTTGATTTTTCAGTGAGTGAAAATATCGTTCTGGAATCGTACTATAAGGCACCATACACCCGTAAAGGGTTCCTTAACTTCGATGCGATCAAAAAGCAGGCGAAGCGGCTTGTGGAGGCATTTGACGTGCGTACACCAAGCATCGAGACCAAAGCTCGTTCCTTGTCCGGAGGAAACCAGCAGAAGGCCATTATCGCCCGTGAGGTGGATAAAAACCCTGAACTGCTTATTGCTGCCCAACCAACGCGTGGTTTGGACGTAGGGGCTATTGAGTTCGTGCAAAAGCAATTGATTGCACAACGCGATCAAGGTAAGGCTGTTCTGCTTATTTCATTTGAGCTAGATGAGATTATCAATGTATCTGACCGAATTGCTGTTATCTATGAAGGTCAGATCGTTGGCGAGGTGCTGCCGGAAGAAACCAATGACAGGGAGCTCGGCTTGATGATGGCGGGCAGCACCCAAAAGAGAGGTACTGCGCATGAATAACGTATTGAAATGGTTTACCCGAGATTCATTTATTTTGCCTGTAGTCGCCATTGTTATGGGTCTGATTCTCGGTGGGGTTGTCATGCTGATCGGTGGTTACAATCCGATTGAAGCCTATGGCGCATTGTTCACCAAGGTATTTGGAGACATGTACAACTTTGGTGAAGCGGTACGGGAAATGACGCCACTGATCATGACAGGACTTGCATTTGCATTCGCGTCACGTGCAGGGCTGTTCAACATCGGGGGAGAAGGTCAATTTCTCGTCGGTATGACCGCTGCAACATTTGTTGGTGTTAAGTTTGCAGGTTTGCCGATCTACCTCCATGCGCCACTGGCTTTGATTGCGGGTGCATTGTTTGGTGGTCTTTGGGCCGCGATTGCTGGTTATCTGAAAGCAACGCGTGGGGTCAATGAAGTTATCAGTAGTATCATGTTGAACTGGATTGGTCTGTATTTGGCCAACCTTATCGTTCGCCAATTCTTGCTATTAAAAGGCGAGAATCGTTCCGTGGATATCAGTGAATCGGCTTCGATTAGTTTGACATGGCTCTCTGAACTGATGGGCAACTCCCGTGTACACATGGGAACGTTGATTGCCATTGTGATGGCTGTGCTCTTTTATATCTATATGTGGAAAACAAAACAGGGTTATGAAATCCGCGCGGTAGGTTACAACCCTAATGCGGCTGAATATGCAGGTATGCATGTTAACCGGAATATCGTAAAAGCGATGTTCATCAGTGGTATGCTTGCAGGTCTTGGCGGTGCATTCCAGGTGCTTGGGGTGTTCCAGTACCAGACTGTAATGTCTGGTTCACCGGGAACGGGTTTTGACGGAATTGCGGTTGCCCTGATTGGTTTGAATCATCCGTTTGGGGTGTTATTGGGGGCAGTGCTGTTCGGTACCCTCACGTACGGATCTGCAGGTATGAGTTTTGCTGCGGATGTTCCGCCTGAGATTATTCGGATTGTGATCGGTTCGATTATCTTCTTCATTGCGGCACAAGGCATCGTGCGCTGGATACTTAAACCGTTCTATTCGAAGCGTAAGAAAGAGAAGGTGTTGTAGATGGACTTGTTGACAATTGGGCAAATTATCAATACGACGCTTGTCTTTGCTACGGCATTGATTTTTGCATCACTCGGCGGAATTTTCTCGGAAAAATCAGGTGTAACCAACCTTGGACTTGAAGGTTTTATGGTCTTCGGTGCCTTTGCAGCTGGAATCGGGGCCCATTATGCGCAAGAGGCGGGCATGGGCGGAACGACATCTGCCTGGATGGGAGTTTTGCTCGCGATTGTATTGGGCGTACTGGTATCGTTAATTCATGCCGTTGCGTCTATCACATTTAAGGCAGACCAGATTATCAGTGGTATCGTTATTAACTTTTTAGCAGCAGGAAGTACGTTGTACTTGGTTAAACTGTTGTTTGAAGGTTCTGGTGATTCACCGTTGGTTCAAGGCTTCAGCAAGTTTGATGTGCCATTCTTGAAAGACATTCCTTTGCTTGGAGAAGCCTTCTTCAAGAACGTATATCCAACGACATATCTGGCCATTTTGTTCGTATTCCTGACGTATTACATCATGTTCAAAACGCCATTTGGTCTGCGCCTTCGTTCTGTAGGTGAACATCCAAGTGCGGCTGATACGGTTGGTGTTAAAGTGCTTCGTTATCGCTATATTGGCGTTATGATCAGTGGTGCGCTTGCGGCTATTGGTGGAGCTGCGATTACGTTGACGACGACGGGTACATTCTCACACAATACGGTTTCCGGCCAAGGTTATATTGCCATTGCAGCTATGATCTTTGGTAAGTGGAACCCGATTGGTGCCTTTGGTGCTGCTGTGTTCTTCGGATTCTCACAAGCGATCCGGAACTATGTACAGTTGTTCGAATGGTCACAAAGTATTCCCCAGGAAATTATTTTTATGTTGCCTTACCTGCTTACCATCATCGTTCTCGTTGCAGCGGTTGGACGTTCTTCGGCTCCGTCTGCACTCGGTGAAGCTTATGATCCGGGTAAAAGGTAACAACCTTCTCCATATCAGTTTAGTTATTCACAGTTTTGATAAAGGGTCCGCCTTGTGCGGGCCTTTTTTTTGTTTCTTGAGTTTCACCAAGCCACTTTTTCACGCTTGCTTTGGTTCTCGTGCAGATACCCATATTTTCAGGTAGGGACAAAGAAACAGGCGAATTCAGTGATGGACGAATACACTGTTTTGAACGATCCGAGGAGGAGGGGAAAGTATGAAACAACAAGTTACGCGTGATGAAGCGATGAAATTAATAGGCAAAAATATTGTTGCAATCAAAAAAGACGGCACTCGGGTTACGGGAAAGCTGTTGAAAGTATCGGGCAACAAACTGGTACTCAAGCGTTTGAATGGCAAAAAAGTACGTACAAAAGCGATTCTGCCACTGGTATTGTTTGATCTGCTCGCTATTGCCACACTGCCTTATGCTTATGGAGGCGGTCCCGGATTCGGTCCTGGATATGGACCTGGACCAAAACCAGGCCCTGGATATGGTCCAGGCTACGGACCGGGATATGGACCTGGAGGACCTGGTGGCGGATTTGGACCGGGTCCTGGATTCGGCCCTTATGGTCCAGGTCCACGCCCACCAGGATTTTTCTAGGACATTCTATAATGTCTTTTCCATTTCGTAGCAGCGGCTTATCATAATGTATCGAATCGCACTATATCCATTTTTTTGATAGAAATGAAGTCCTTTGGTATTGCCTTCATCCACCATAACTTTCGATCTTTTACACCCCCGAGACGCCGCAAAGCTCTCTGCTTTGAGTAACAAAGTTTGCCCATAACGTTTGCGTTGTTCTTTCGGACTAACAGCCATCATATCGACATAGAGCAGTTCCCCGTGCATGAGAAAATGGATGAATGCGACAGCAGCTTTGTCTGGCTCCGGCGAGACAACAAAGGTCATGCCCCTGTTCATTCGCAGGGGTATTTCTTTGCGGATTTTGTTAATTTCTTTTTCACTCATGTGAGAGAGAGGAACAAGTTGAGTGTCAATCAGCTTCATGATGGCGCCATCATCCAGCTTGGATGTGCGTTGCCGAATCACCATGCGGAGCCTCCTTTCAGGACCAGTGGTGCTGCTCGTATATCCTATGCCCGGAGCAAGATAAAAGGTGACTGAATGAAGTGCTGGGATTAGGGCAACCTTAAAGGCTGAAGAGGGAGGATGGAAGGTTCTCTGAATTTTTATGCAAAACAGGTATTGACTTATCGGTTAGAGGAATCATATAATGTTCCTAACATTTAACGAGAATATTTCATCGGCTATGAAGAGGACGAAGTTTTAAGGGCTCTTTTGCTCAGAGAGTGGCTGGAATTGCTGAAACCACCACCATTATCCCTTATATACGAGCTCACCTCGGAGCTGTTTTCCTGAAAAGCACTGGATGTCACTCCTTTCGCGTATTAGGGAAAATCGTATGTCTGCGTTACAGACAACAGGTATGGGAAACGACTATGTTCGTTTGGGCTATTCGTTTTGTTGTACCTGGTAAGGTCCGTTATTGCGAAATTTCGGACAAAGTTGGGTGGTACCACGGAAGCGATAACCTTTCGTCCCTCGCAAGCATGAACTTGTTTGCAGGGATGGAAGGTTTTTTTGTAACTTTAAATGTCAGAATGGTGTAAATTCCGAGAGGAGGATGACTGATGGGAGCTCAAATTCCAGAAGTGCGGTCAACAGATGAATTACGTGAAAAATGGATGAAGCCGGAGGTCATTAGCGGATCTGAAATTCTGCTGAGAAGCTTGTTGCTTGAAGGTGTTGAGTGTGTATTTGGTTACCCGGGCGGCGCAGTGTTGTACATTTACGATGCGATGTATGGTTTCGAGGATTTCAAACACGTCTTAACCCGTCACGAACAAGGTGCGATTCATGCAGCTGACGGTTATGCACGGGCGAGCGGCAAAGTTGGTGTCTGTATCGCTACCTCCGGACCAGGAGCAACGAATCTGGTAACCGGTATTGCAACAGCGTATATGGATTCAGTACCACTCGTAGTCATTACGGGGAACGTCATTTCGAGCCTAATTGGTTCAGATGCCTTCCAGGAAGCTGATATTACGGGGATTACAATGCCAATAACCAAACACAGTTATCTGGTGAAAGATGTAAAAGATCTGTCGAGCGTAATTCATGAGGCATTCCATATTGCCAACACGGGTCGCAAAGGTCCTGTACTGATCGACATCCCGAAAGATGTATCAGCGAACAAAACATTGTTTGAACCGACAACTGAACCTGTTATATTGAGAGGGTACAATCCACGGACAGTACCGAACAAACTGCAGGTTGACCGTTTGGCTCAGGCCATTCAGGAAGCAGAACGTCCAATGATTCTGGCTGGTGGCGGTGTGGTATACTCGGGTGGACATGAAGAACTGTTCGAGTTTGTTGAGAAGACAGGTATTCCAATTACGACTACGCTTCTTGGTCTTGGCGCATTCCCGAGTGGTCATGAATTATGGACAGGAATGCCGGGTATGCACGGAACATACACTTCCAATCAGGCTATTCAAAAAGCGGACCTGCTGATCAATATCGGCGCACGATTCGATGATCGGGTAACAGGCAAGCTGGATGGATTCGCTCCACATGCCAAGATCGTTCATATTGATATCGATCCGGCTGAGATTGGCAAAAACATTGCAACCGATATTCCAATCGTTGGTGATGTGAAGACGGTACTTGAAATAGCCAACAAAGAGGTTGGGCGTGCAGAGCGTGCAGATGCATGGAGAGACCAGATCAAACAGTGGAAACAAGAGAAGCCTTACAGCTATACGGATTCAGACGAAGTGCTGAAACCCCAGTGGGTTGTTGAAATGCTGAATGATACAACCAAAGGTGAAGCGATTGTGACTACGGATGTGGGACAACATCAGATGTGGGCAGCACAATATTACAAATTTAATCAACCGCGTTCATGGGTAACTTCGGGTGGACTCGGAACGATGGGCTTTGGCTTCCCTTCTGCAATTGGTGCTCAGATGGCCAATCCGGACAGACTGGTTATCTCCATTAACGGGGATGGCGGAATGCAGATGTGTTCCCAAGAACTCGCGATCTGTGCCATTAACAATATACCGGTAAAAATTGTGATCATTAACAATCAGGTACTCGGAATGGTTCGCCAATGGCAGGAGATTATCTATGAGAACCGTTACAGCCACATTGATCTGGCAGGAAGTCCGGATTTTGTAAAACTGGCTGAAGCATATGGTGTTAAAGGATTGCGTGCAACGAATAAAGAAGAAGCGGCGCGTGCTTGGCAGGAAGCACTTGATACACCAGGACCAGTCGTTGTAGAATTCGTGGTACGTAAGGAAGAAAATGTGTATCCAATGGTTCCGCAGGGAGCAACAATTGATCAAATGCTGATGGGGGATGCTGACGAATGATAAGACATACGATTTCAATATTGGTTAACGATCAGCCAGGCGTCCTTCAGCGTGTATCAGGGTTGTTCGGTCGACGCGGATTTAACATTGAGAGTATTACAGTAGGTCAATCGGAAGAACCCGGACTTTCCCGGATGGTTATTGTCACCATTGGTGACGATAAAACGCTGGAGCAGATTGAGAAACAATTGTACAAAATCATCGATGTCATTAAAGTGGTTGATTTCAGCCTGAAACCGATGGTAGCTCGTGAACTTGCATTAATTAAGGTAAAAGCTGAGCCTTCCGAACGTCCAGAAATTCTGGGTGTGGTGGAAACATTCCGCGCATCCGTTGTTGATGTTGGTCCAGGCAGCCTGATTGTACAGGTTGTTGGCGATACGGACAAAATCGATGCCATGATTGAATTGC from Paenibacillus sp. FSL R5-0341 harbors:
- a CDS encoding GNAT family N-acetyltransferase, with the protein product MVIRQRTSKLDDGAIMKLIDTQLVPLSHMSEKEINKIRKEIPLRMNRGMTFVVSPEPDKAAVAFIHFLMHGELLYVDMMAVSPKEQRKRYGQTLLLKAESFAASRGCKRSKVMVDEGNTKGLHFYQKNGYSAIRYIMISRCYEMEKTL
- the rplT gene encoding 50S ribosomal protein L20, with amino-acid sequence MARVKGGFVVRRRHKKVLKLARGYFGSKHRIFKTANEQVMKSLVYAYRDRRNTKRNFRRLWIVRINAAARMNGLSYNKLIHGLKLAGVDMNRKMLADLAVNDINAFNSLATVAKGKINA
- the infC gene encoding translation initiation factor IF-3, which encodes MINDEIRAKEVRLVGAEGEQIGITPIREALQMAIDLNLDLVNVAPQAKPPVCRIMDYGKFRYEQQKKEKEARKNQKIVDIKEVWFRSNIEEHDYQTKLRNVVKFLNEGDKVKCSVRYRGREIAHAAIGQRILERVKVEVAELCTIERQPKLEGRSMIMILAPKA
- a CDS encoding glycosyltransferase family 2 protein; protein product: MLDAIFVTMQVILALLAVYQFTFSLFGLIKKKKKKHYPATKSFAVLVAAHNEEQVIGALMENLKQLDYPEDLYDVFVICDNCTDGTAQIVREHGLNACVRTNADLRGKGYAIEWMLKYLWKLPRQYDAVVMFDADNLVDRNFLLEMNDDLNNGSRVIQGYIDTKNPEDSWITAAYGVSYWYINRLWQLSRHNLNMANFLGGTGMCFETNLLKEIGWGATSLVEDLEFTMRSVQRNVYPVFNYDAKVFDEKPLTFKASARQRLRWMQGHFTVARRYFFPLLWQSIKERSLVKFDLAIYGANVYVVLLTFLMTAAMWVDMAIFNGPHIANIYGYFPLWVGFVAIGLNILTFLLSMALEKVTFAKVYLYLILFPIYLLSWYPITFYAFFTQNNKQWSHTQHTRVVRLDEVQSKQG
- a CDS encoding ABC transporter permease, producing MNNVLKWFTRDSFILPVVAIVMGLILGGVVMLIGGYNPIEAYGALFTKVFGDMYNFGEAVREMTPLIMTGLAFAFASRAGLFNIGGEGQFLVGMTAATFVGVKFAGLPIYLHAPLALIAGALFGGLWAAIAGYLKATRGVNEVISSIMLNWIGLYLANLIVRQFLLLKGENRSVDISESASISLTWLSELMGNSRVHMGTLIAIVMAVLFYIYMWKTKQGYEIRAVGYNPNAAEYAGMHVNRNIVKAMFISGMLAGLGGAFQVLGVFQYQTVMSGSPGTGFDGIAVALIGLNHPFGVLLGAVLFGTLTYGSAGMSFAADVPPEIIRIVIGSIIFFIAAQGIVRWILKPFYSKRKKEKVL
- the rpmI gene encoding 50S ribosomal protein L35 is translated as MPKMKTHSSLKGRFKITGSGKVLRYKAHKNHLLSHKSKRAKRVLNGNPVMAAGDVRRLKQGLANLKG
- a CDS encoding ABC transporter ATP-binding protein, whose amino-acid sequence is MGAATPVVELKQITKRFPGIVANDAISLQLRKGEIHALLGENGAGKSTLMNIVFGLYQPDEGSIEVNGKPVIIDSPNRAIDLGIGMVHQHFKLVQPFTVTENIILGSEPTKGLNINYKKAAAEVQRLSEQYGLKVNPHAKIHDISVGMQQRVEIVKTLYRGADILIFDEPTAVLTPQEIKELMTIMKKLVAEGKSIILITHKLKEIMEISDTVTIIRRGKVIDSVKTSETNPNELAEKMVGRNVTFKVDKKPATPGANVLEVSKLTAKNKEGIAVLNQLNLNVRAGEIVGIAGVDGNGQSELIEALTGLRKVESGSIRLEGKELSNHSPRHISESGVAHIPEDRHKHGLVLDFSVSENIVLESYYKAPYTRKGFLNFDAIKKQAKRLVEAFDVRTPSIETKARSLSGGNQQKAIIAREVDKNPELLIAAQPTRGLDVGAIEFVQKQLIAQRDQGKAVLLISFELDEIINVSDRIAVIYEGQIVGEVLPEETNDRELGLMMAGSTQKRGTAHE
- a CDS encoding BMP family ABC transporter substrate-binding protein; the protein is MKKMLSLSLVMLLAVSVMLAGCGSKPKEETNAGGDTGGTSTETKSDLKIGMVTDVGGVNDKSFNQSAWEALQATETETGTAVKYLQSKSDEEYIPNLNEFVKGGYDLTWGIGFQLADAIKTVADQNADAKLAIIDSVVDSPNVKSVTFAEEEGSFLVGVVAGLTTKTNKIGFVGGMESPLIKKFEVGFREGVKAVNPDAQFISNYTGAFDKPDLGKAAAATLYNEGVDIIFHASGATGNGVFNEASARKKQGQDVWVIGVDKDQSLEFGDEITLTSMIKKVDEAVKRVNQEVIDGTFAGGSENLTLKENGVGIADTSTANVSADILAKVEEYKEKIISGEIKVPTE
- a CDS encoding ABC transporter permease; amino-acid sequence: MDLLTIGQIINTTLVFATALIFASLGGIFSEKSGVTNLGLEGFMVFGAFAAGIGAHYAQEAGMGGTTSAWMGVLLAIVLGVLVSLIHAVASITFKADQIISGIVINFLAAGSTLYLVKLLFEGSGDSPLVQGFSKFDVPFLKDIPLLGEAFFKNVYPTTYLAILFVFLTYYIMFKTPFGLRLRSVGEHPSAADTVGVKVLRYRYIGVMISGALAAIGGAAITLTTTGTFSHNTVSGQGYIAIAAMIFGKWNPIGAFGAAVFFGFSQAIRNYVQLFEWSQSIPQEIIFMLPYLLTIIVLVAAVGRSSAPSALGEAYDPGKR